A segment of the Deltaproteobacteria bacterium genome:
AGCGAAGCGGTCCGATGAGCGCCCTGCTCGAGCTTCGCGGCGTGGTGAAACGCTTCGACCTCGGCCTTGGCGAGCTCGAGGTTCTGCACGGAGTCGACCTCGAGATCCGCCGCGGCGAGCTGGTCGCGATCATGGGGCCGTCGGGCTCGGGCAAGACCACGCTGCTCGAGATCCTGGGCGCGATCTCGCGTCCGAGCCGCGGCGAGGTCGCGCTCGACGGCGAGGCGATCCAGGACTGGAGCGACGACCGGCTCGCGGACCTGCGCGCGCAGAAGCTCGGCTTCGTGTTCCAGACCTTCAACCTGATGCCGCGGATGTCGGCGCTGCGCAACGCCGCGCTCCCGCTCGTCTACACCGGAGTGCGCCGCGAGGAGCGCGAGGCGCGCGCTCGCGTCCTGCTGGAGCGGCTCGGGCTCGGGCACCGGCTCGAGCACCGTCCCGCGCAGATGTCCGGCGGCGAGCGCCAGCGCGTGGCGATCGCGCGCGCCCTGGTGAACGAGCCGGCTCTGCTCTTCGCCGACGAACCGACCGGAAACCTGGACGAGTCGACCGGGCGCGAGATCCTGGAGATCTTCCGCGAGCTCCATGCCGAGGGACGGACGATCGTCGCGGTGACGCACAGCGAGGAGGTCGCGGCGATCGCGGGACGCGTCGTGCGGCTTCGCGACGGACGCGTCGAGTCCGAAGCGCGCGTCGATGCGTGAGTCCCTCGCGCGGCTGCTGCGGCTGGCGCCGTCGATCCTGGAAGAGGCATTCGCCCAGCTGCGGGCGAACGCGCGCGAGCAGTGGCTGACGCTCACCGGGCTGGTCTGGGGCGCATCCGCGGTGATCCTGCTGCTCTCGTTCGGCGCCGGCTTCCAGAGCGTGATCGACGCAGGCTTCAAGAAGACCGGGGAGCGCTACGTGATGGCGTCGGGGCAGTTCACCAGCCAGGAGCTCGGCGGCGCGCGACCCGGGCGCCGGATCACGCTCGACCGCGAGGATCTGGAGCGGGTACGTGCGGGAGCGCCGTCCGCGATCGCGGTGAGCGCGGACGAGACGCGCCCGGTCACCGCTCGCACCGCGCTTCGCACCCGCACGACGCTGGTCTGCGCGACCACGGCGGAGATCGCGCGGATCCAGATCCACCGCACGGCGCGCGGGCGCTTTCTCGACGCCGACGACGAGGCGCATTCGCGCTCCGTGGTGGTGCTAGGCGCGACCCTCGCGCAGGCGTTCTACGGTGAAGCCGACCCGATCGGGAGGTCGATCGAGCTCGAAGGACAGGTCTTCGACGTGATCGGCGTGCTGGAGCGGAAGGGCGCGCAGTTCGTGACCAACTCGGGGCTGCACGACGACACCGCCTTCGTGCCGCTCTCGCGCGGGCAGCGGCTCTTCGACATGGGTGACGCGATCGGCGACCTGGTCGCAGACCCGTTTCGCGCCGAAGACAGCGAGCGGCTGCGCGAGGAGCTGCGCGGCGTTCTCTACGCCAGGCACCGCATCCCCGCGGGCGACCCCGACGCGATCAGCTTTCTCGCGATCCAGGACTTCGTGCGGCCGATGCTGCTGGTGGGCACCGCGCTGCGCGTGCTGCTCGGAGCGATCGGCACCGGCATGCTCGCGATCGCGGGCGCGGGGGTCGCGAACCTGATGGTCGCCAGCGTGAACCGCCGCCGTTCCGAGCTCGCCACGCGCCGCGCCTGTGGCGCGCGAAGCGGCGACGTGATCCTGCAGGTCGTGATCGAGACTCTGGTGGTGGTCCTCGCCGGTGGCGCGCTGGGCGCCGGCCTCGGAGCCGCGGCGATCCTCGCGCTCGGCACGGTTCCGCTTCCCGAGCTGGTGCCAGCTCCGCGTCTGGAGTGGAACGTCGTGGCGACGGCGTTCGCGCTGCTCGCCGCCGTCGGCCTGGTCGCTGGAATCACGCCGGCTCGAATCGCCGCCCGAGTCGATCCCGCCACAGCGCTGCGATCGCTCTGATGGAGCTCGGCGAGCACTGGCTGCAGGCGTGCGAGTCGCTCGGCGCGAATCCGCGCCGAGCGCTCGCGTCCGCGCTGGG
Coding sequences within it:
- a CDS encoding ABC transporter ATP-binding protein, whose product is MSALLELRGVVKRFDLGLGELEVLHGVDLEIRRGELVAIMGPSGSGKTTLLEILGAISRPSRGEVALDGEAIQDWSDDRLADLRAQKLGFVFQTFNLMPRMSALRNAALPLVYTGVRREEREARARVLLERLGLGHRLEHRPAQMSGGERQRVAIARALVNEPALLFADEPTGNLDESTGREILEIFRELHAEGRTIVAVTHSEEVAAIAGRVVRLRDGRVESEARVDA
- a CDS encoding FtsX-like permease family protein, which produces MRESLARLLRLAPSILEEAFAQLRANAREQWLTLTGLVWGASAVILLLSFGAGFQSVIDAGFKKTGERYVMASGQFTSQELGGARPGRRITLDREDLERVRAGAPSAIAVSADETRPVTARTALRTRTTLVCATTAEIARIQIHRTARGRFLDADDEAHSRSVVVLGATLAQAFYGEADPIGRSIELEGQVFDVIGVLERKGAQFVTNSGLHDDTAFVPLSRGQRLFDMGDAIGDLVADPFRAEDSERLREELRGVLYARHRIPAGDPDAISFLAIQDFVRPMLLVGTALRVLLGAIGTGMLAIAGAGVANLMVASVNRRRSELATRRACGARSGDVILQVVIETLVVVLAGGALGAGLGAAAILALGTVPLPELVPAPRLEWNVVATAFALLAAVGLVAGITPARIAARVDPATALRSL